From the genome of Anopheles moucheti chromosome 3, idAnoMoucSN_F20_07, whole genome shotgun sequence, one region includes:
- the LOC128303640 gene encoding leucine-rich repeat-containing protein 15-like, with protein sequence MGWLHSLSLLSVLFACSFVTAEYSYPNYPPSQRQTSYPTSKTNTYWHRYVCRESNPSYQCIFRDVSIDRNTPGAYFGDVEITHNSQKNITFKNSFMRKLPETLLNSFREVELLELSGLQLEEIAPNAFAYGNHIRELYMGYNNIRVLPQGVFQNMRALELLGLDRNLLEHLPWNIFADTSNLIGLSIVNNILQRIGDNTFKNVKKLENLELSSNNLTYIDLSLIPSLKYGNVSSNLLTTLAIPVAVAELDASHNRIATVTGPNNTELESLFLHHNNLTNIAWLGRYSGLIVLDLSYNEIEKVTDNHFKKSYRLEKLYLSNNRLVALNLNSAPIGTLKILDVRHNHLLHVERNVNQFNTLEELYLDHNAIVTLKLRPNNALQNLTLSHNDWDCKNLDELFQSVSESVINDRDRSCKADYQLKQGICCKESDKPQLDRLLMQISLTIDAEKQQRAEGCCSASDIINSVRKLTDFITQEGILVQSNPQLQTEINLLKADVQLLTYLQSQHEQLLELLHTGVDNAVRRYRVIKLGLYLNI encoded by the exons ATGGGCTGGCTGCACAGCTTATCACTTTTAAG TGTTTTATTCGCCTGCAGTTTCGTTACTGCTGAGTATAGTTACCCAAACTACCCACCAAGCCAGAGGCAAACCAGCTATCCGACGTCAAAAACTAATACCTACTGGCACCGGTACGTTTGCCGGGAATCTAATCCGAGCTACCAATGTATATTCCGCGATGTGTCAATCGATAGAAATACTCCCGGTGCTTACTTCGGTGATGTTGAGATAACGCATAACAGCCAGAAAAAcattacattcaaaaactcattcatgaGAAAACTACCGGAGACATTATTGAACTCGTTCAGAGAAGTCGAGCTGCTCGAACTGAGTGGTCTTCAGCTAGAGGAAATCGCACCGAACGCCTTCGCATACGGTAACCACATCCGGGAACTGTATATGGGCTACAACAATATTCGCGTATTACCACAGGGTGTGTTTCAAAACATGAGGGCTCTCGAATTGTTGGGGCTGGATCGGAACCTCCTCGAGCATTTGCCATGGAACATCTTTGCCGATACATCTAATCTCATCGGACTGTCGATTGTGAACAACATCCTGCAGCGTATCGGTGATAATACCTTCAAGAATGTTAAAAAATTGGAGAATCTAGAATTGTCCAGCAATAATCTCACCTACATTGACCTTTCGCTCATTCCGAGCCTAAAATATGGAAATGTGAGTTCCAACCTGCTTACGACATTGGCAATCCCGGTGGCTGTGGCAGAACTGGATGCCTCGCACAATCGCATCGCCACTGTGACGGGTCCAAACAATACAGAGCTCGAGAGTCTCTTTTTGCACCATAACAACCTAACAAACATCGCATGGCTTGGGCGCTATTCCGGACTGATCGTTTTGGATCTTTCATACAATGAGATAGAAAAGGTAACAGACAATCACTTCAAGAAATCGTACCGTCTAGAGAAATTATACCTGTCTAACAACCGGCTGGTGGCATTGAACCTGAATTCCGCACCTATCGGAACACTCAAGATACTCGATGTCCGGCACAACCATCTACTGCATGTGGAAAGGAATGTGAATCAGTTCAATACGCTAGAGGAGCTGTATCTCGATCACAACGCGATCGTAACGCTCAAGCTCAGGCCCAATAACGCACTTCAAAATCTCACACTATCGCACAACGATTGGGATTGCAAAAATCTGGATGAACTGTTTCAAAGCGTGTCGGAATCGGTAATAAATGACCGTGACCGCTCCTGCAAGGCAGACTACCAACTAAAGCAAGGCATTTGCTGTAAGGAAAGTGACAAACCACAACTAGACCGACTGTTAATGCAGATCAGTTTGACGATCGATGCAGAAAAGCAACAGCGTGCCGAAGGATGTTGCAGTGCATCGGATATAATCAATAGCGTCCGGAAGTTGACCGATTTCATTACTCAGGAAGGCATATTGGTGCAATCCAATCCACAGCTCCAGACCGAAATTAACCTACTGAAGGCCGATGTTCAACTGCTAACGTACCTACAGTCGCAACATGAGCAACTGCTTGAACTTTTGCATACCGGGGTCGATAATGCTGTGCGTCGCTACCGCGTGATAAAGCTAGGATTGTATCTGAATATTTGA